A region from the Salidesulfovibrio onnuriiensis genome encodes:
- a CDS encoding type II secretion system F family protein, giving the protein MPIFKYRAADRSGKSRKGIIDAASRKQAVRKLRDQGLLPMDIVQTETAARETRAKGARLSLDSLHRVPKDAIAAITRQLATLLKAGLPLDESLDACIAKKGDTLQRIMSEVRESVREGEDFAGALARHPRVFGKTFVTIVRAGENSGTLDIVMERLADHMDQQIALRRKIQATMAYPALMLVVGVCVVIFLLSFVVPKVTEIFFDMERALPLPTRILLGASDLFSAYWPLMILAVCAAGLGLHRLTMHDKGRKAFHAFLLRVPLLGEVFRLISIGSLTKTLAMLLKNGVSLDTALTIVLDVSGNEVLKEVTADLHQAAHEGRRLSEPLESSSMFDHASVQMIAAGERSGRLDDMLLLVANSSESKVDARLQMLTSLMEPVMILFIGGLVGFVVMAIMLPIFEMSNLVGG; this is encoded by the coding sequence ATGCCGATCTTCAAGTACAGGGCCGCCGACAGGAGCGGCAAGTCGCGCAAGGGCATCATTGACGCCGCAAGCCGCAAGCAGGCCGTGCGCAAGCTGCGCGACCAGGGCCTGCTGCCCATGGACATCGTGCAGACCGAGACCGCCGCCAGGGAAACCCGCGCCAAGGGCGCGCGCCTGTCCCTGGACTCCCTGCACCGCGTGCCCAAGGACGCCATAGCCGCGATCACCCGGCAGCTGGCCACCCTGCTCAAGGCGGGGCTGCCCCTGGACGAATCCCTGGACGCCTGCATCGCCAAGAAGGGCGACACCCTGCAGCGCATCATGTCCGAGGTGCGCGAATCCGTGCGCGAGGGCGAGGACTTCGCGGGCGCGCTGGCGAGGCATCCCCGCGTCTTCGGCAAGACCTTCGTGACCATTGTCCGGGCCGGGGAAAACTCCGGCACCCTGGACATCGTCATGGAGCGCCTGGCCGACCACATGGACCAGCAGATCGCCCTGCGGCGCAAGATCCAGGCAACCATGGCCTACCCGGCGCTCATGCTGGTGGTGGGCGTTTGCGTGGTCATCTTCCTGCTCTCCTTCGTGGTGCCCAAGGTCACGGAAATATTCTTCGACATGGAACGCGCCCTGCCGTTGCCCACCCGCATCCTGCTGGGAGCCAGCGACCTGTTTTCCGCATACTGGCCCCTCATGATTCTGGCAGTGTGCGCGGCGGGTCTGGGCCTGCACCGCCTGACCATGCATGACAAGGGCCGCAAAGCCTTCCACGCCTTCCTACTCAGGGTCCCGCTGCTGGGCGAGGTCTTCCGGCTCATCTCCATCGGCAGCCTGACCAAGACCCTGGCCATGCTACTCAAGAACGGCGTCTCCCTGGACACGGCCCTGACCATCGTGCTCGACGTCTCGGGCAACGAGGTGCTCAAGGAGGTCACCGCCGACCTGCACCAGGCCGCCCATGAGGGCAGGAGGCTTTCCGAGCCCCTGGAGTCCTCCTCCATGTTCGACCACGCCTCGGTGCAGATGATCGCCGCCGGGGAACGGAGCGGCCGCCTGGACGACATGCTCCTGCTCGTCGCCAACTCCAGCGAGAGCAAGGTGGACGCGCGCCTGCAGATGCTCACCTCGCTCATGGAGCCGGTCATGATCCTGTTCATCGGGGGGCTGGTCGGATTCGTGGTCATGGCCATCATGCTGCCCATCTTCGAGATGAGCAATCTTGTGGGCGGTTAG
- the gspD gene encoding type II secretion system secretin GspD gives MLLKAREILPRLFPGAARIVGLLLLCLLLASPAAAQTEDAPLERTISMDFKSVDIHVLIKFMSELTGRNFIVDRRVEGRINAYSPSKVSLEEAYEAFETILLVNDFAIVATTVENEYKIVPISEARRQGIPVQAGRYSAKDAGEELITQIIPLRNSSAPELAKLLVNMTDKNGLVSVYTPTNTLIVTAPASNIESLLAVVREVDRSAYATRTRTFPLAHADAASIAASVSKIMTTKIQEMEKVGKKALALVEADKRTNSVIALGDPASLELISEMIASLDIPTPKGKDDIHLVNLENADAEDVAKILNDLISRQVDKEGKVTKLSKDIKVVADKATNSLIITARPDEFAALKGTIAQLDVLRKQVYIEALIMEVSSDASFSFGVNWAAGGSGGDTSGFISSNTGGGSITLPSKADSGAIGFPSGGTIGAIMNNAIKIGSVSYSIQSIINVAETNNDYKILATPQLLTLDNEKASVNVVDNIPFSTQTQTSNVNKDYASVSLDYKDVGVKLEMTPHIGEKGTLRLEIKQEVSRVVESLVKLSDSQNVIAPTTKKREVETVIQMKDSQTAVIAGLLNEDSTKGRSKVPGLGDVPLLGWLFKQKSDTDKTTNLFIFITPKIINSYDESSALASMKRKMMHEVELGSNGMGLPKMIMADPVRPVFIGLAQDGQERDLQQ, from the coding sequence ATGCTTTTGAAAGCTAGGGAAATATTGCCGCGCCTGTTTCCGGGGGCGGCGCGGATCGTCGGCCTGTTGCTCCTGTGCCTTTTGCTGGCCTCGCCCGCGGCGGCGCAGACGGAGGACGCGCCGCTGGAACGAACCATCAGCATGGACTTCAAGAGTGTGGACATCCACGTGCTCATCAAGTTCATGAGCGAGCTGACCGGCCGCAACTTCATCGTGGACCGGCGCGTGGAAGGCCGTATCAACGCCTATTCCCCGTCCAAGGTCTCCCTGGAGGAGGCCTACGAGGCCTTTGAAACCATCCTGCTGGTGAACGATTTCGCCATCGTGGCCACCACGGTGGAGAACGAGTACAAGATCGTGCCCATCTCCGAGGCCCGGCGGCAGGGGATTCCGGTGCAGGCCGGCCGCTACAGCGCAAAGGACGCGGGCGAGGAACTCATCACCCAGATCATTCCGCTCAGGAATTCCAGCGCGCCGGAGCTGGCCAAGCTGCTGGTGAACATGACCGACAAGAACGGGCTGGTAAGCGTATACACGCCCACCAACACCCTGATCGTCACCGCTCCCGCATCCAACATAGAGAGCCTGCTGGCCGTGGTGCGCGAGGTGGACAGAAGCGCCTACGCCACGCGGACCAGAACGTTCCCGCTGGCGCATGCCGACGCCGCGAGCATTGCGGCCAGCGTTTCCAAGATCATGACCACCAAGATCCAGGAGATGGAGAAGGTGGGCAAGAAGGCCCTGGCCCTGGTCGAGGCGGACAAGCGCACCAACTCGGTCATCGCCCTGGGCGATCCCGCCAGTCTCGAGCTCATCTCCGAGATGATCGCGTCCCTGGACATTCCCACTCCCAAGGGCAAGGACGACATCCATCTCGTGAACTTGGAGAACGCCGACGCCGAGGACGTGGCCAAGATCCTCAACGATCTGATTTCCCGGCAGGTGGACAAGGAGGGCAAGGTCACCAAGCTTTCCAAGGATATCAAGGTGGTGGCGGACAAGGCCACCAACAGCCTGATCATCACCGCGCGCCCGGACGAGTTCGCGGCCCTCAAGGGGACCATTGCCCAGCTTGATGTCCTGCGCAAGCAGGTCTACATCGAGGCCCTGATCATGGAGGTCTCCTCGGACGCCAGCTTTTCGTTCGGGGTCAACTGGGCCGCGGGCGGATCCGGGGGCGACACCTCGGGCTTCATTTCCAGCAATACGGGCGGCGGGTCCATCACCCTTCCCTCCAAGGCGGATTCCGGCGCCATCGGGTTCCCGTCCGGCGGCACCATCGGCGCCATCATGAACAACGCCATCAAGATCGGGTCCGTGAGCTACAGCATCCAGTCCATCATCAATGTCGCCGAGACCAACAATGACTACAAGATACTGGCAACGCCCCAGCTGCTGACCCTGGACAACGAAAAGGCCAGCGTCAATGTGGTGGACAACATCCCCTTTTCCACGCAGACCCAGACCTCCAACGTCAACAAGGATTACGCCTCGGTGAGCCTGGATTACAAGGATGTGGGCGTCAAGCTGGAGATGACCCCGCACATAGGGGAAAAGGGCACCCTGCGCCTGGAGATCAAGCAGGAGGTCAGCCGGGTGGTGGAAAGCCTGGTCAAGCTTTCCGATAGTCAGAACGTCATTGCCCCCACCACCAAGAAGCGCGAGGTGGAGACGGTCATTCAGATGAAGGACAGCCAGACCGCGGTCATCGCCGGGCTCCTCAACGAGGATTCCACCAAGGGCAGGTCCAAGGTCCCCGGGCTCGGGGACGTTCCCCTGCTGGGCTGGCTGTTCAAGCAGAAATCGGACACGGACAAGACCACCAATCTGTTCATCTTCATAACGCCAAAGATTATCAATTCTTATGACGAGTCTTCCGCGCTGGCGAGCATGAAGCGCAAGATGATGCACGAGGTGGAGCTGGGCAGCAACGGCATGGGGCTCCCGAAGATGATCATGGCCGACCCGGTCCGGCCCGTATTCATCGGCCTGGCGCAGGACGGACAGGAAAGGGACCTGCAGCAGTGA
- a CDS encoding prepilin-type N-terminal cleavage/methylation domain-containing protein, which produces MARTRRDVSGRSGFTLLEVLVAVALSAVIMMALFAMFGSVADVASSVRAREEAASGVRTLEGLLFDDLRSLYAGKETEFRFVGKSGSFLGEGGTLMAFSTTASLGDNSDGASFSLQRVEYVLKDVSGVGTLFRREKRYCGLSGRWPWVEVPVFRGIDELEVAYADPETDSFLSEWASGQRYPASVRVRILGADGEEQRFSVGLSTMARELR; this is translated from the coding sequence ATGGCCCGAACCCGCCGGGACGTTTCGGGGCGCAGCGGCTTCACGCTTTTGGAGGTCCTGGTTGCCGTGGCCCTTTCCGCAGTGATCATGATGGCCCTGTTCGCCATGTTCGGCTCGGTCGCCGATGTGGCGTCGAGCGTCAGGGCGCGGGAAGAGGCGGCGAGCGGCGTCCGGACCCTGGAGGGTCTTCTGTTCGACGACCTGCGCTCGCTCTACGCCGGAAAGGAAACGGAATTCCGGTTCGTGGGCAAAAGCGGTTCCTTCCTTGGGGAAGGCGGCACGCTCATGGCCTTCAGCACCACGGCCAGCCTCGGGGACAATTCCGATGGGGCGTCCTTTTCCCTGCAGCGGGTGGAATACGTGCTCAAGGATGTGTCCGGCGTGGGGACGTTGTTCCGGAGGGAAAAACGCTACTGCGGCCTTTCCGGCAGGTGGCCGTGGGTGGAGGTTCCGGTTTTCAGGGGGATCGACGAGCTGGAAGTGGCGTATGCCGACCCCGAGACCGACAGCTTTCTTTCGGAATGGGCCTCCGGCCAGCGCTATCCGGCCTCGGTGCGGGTGCGCATCCTCGGCGCGGACGGGGAGGAACAGCGGTTCAGCGTCGGCCTGTCCACCATGGCGCGGGAGCTGCGATGA
- the gspL gene encoding type II secretion system protein GspL: MKNGIGYITHSDGQVHFLLRSDKQSPPVRFSAPAVSEAEAVGAVMSHAAAIDAELSRAVVCVDARGCILKNYRFPLQGRRRIDQVVGFELEEDIPFETDAVVSDYFRGGHAAGVTPVCAAVLKKDSVASILSLFSDRGVEVEALDVDAAAFARSCGSLFADQELSVGLDIGLDRTLFCALSRGKAQQLAVIPWGESALVEAVARAGKLSPEEVGRLMVFAEADEDEQGHALLREQVEIFLRKLLREAARQLGDAPAPGHFILSGEIVRMQGFRTLFTDLSQARVDVWDEVFFKPGEEVDQGQRGSGLATAYGAALEGGPAFNLRKGEFALPRSVSGWRRDLRMTAALLVLVCLAWGGYVYASLAAREHELEAVKQATRQVYADALPDVSASLAPAQYKSILAARLGALGGEAAAREQGGLTVIETLRQLSASLGADTDVEFLSLSMDRKRIAVHGESRTMADVENVRRAMAGTGAFRDVKIRSAVADKRAGRVRFEVEVLR; the protein is encoded by the coding sequence ATGAAAAACGGCATAGGCTATATAACCCACTCCGACGGGCAGGTGCATTTCCTGCTGCGTTCGGACAAGCAGTCGCCGCCTGTGCGTTTTTCCGCTCCGGCCGTTTCCGAGGCAGAGGCCGTCGGGGCCGTCATGAGCCATGCCGCCGCAATCGATGCGGAACTCTCCCGTGCCGTGGTCTGCGTGGACGCTCGAGGCTGCATCCTCAAGAACTATCGTTTCCCGCTCCAGGGCAGGCGACGGATAGACCAGGTGGTGGGCTTCGAGCTTGAGGAGGACATCCCTTTCGAAACCGACGCGGTTGTCAGCGACTACTTCCGGGGCGGCCACGCAGCGGGCGTCACCCCGGTCTGCGCGGCGGTTTTGAAAAAGGACTCCGTGGCCTCGATCCTTTCCCTTTTTTCGGATCGGGGCGTGGAGGTGGAGGCCCTGGATGTGGACGCGGCGGCCTTTGCCCGCAGCTGCGGGAGCCTGTTTGCCGACCAGGAACTGAGCGTGGGCCTGGACATCGGCCTTGATCGAACCCTGTTCTGCGCACTCTCCAGGGGCAAGGCGCAGCAACTGGCGGTCATCCCCTGGGGCGAGTCCGCACTGGTGGAGGCCGTGGCCCGGGCCGGGAAGCTTTCACCGGAGGAAGTGGGAAGGCTGATGGTCTTTGCCGAGGCCGACGAAGACGAACAGGGCCATGCCCTGCTGCGGGAGCAGGTGGAGATATTTCTGCGGAAGCTGCTGCGCGAGGCGGCGCGCCAGCTTGGGGACGCGCCCGCGCCGGGACATTTCATCCTCAGCGGCGAGATCGTGCGCATGCAGGGCTTCCGCACCCTGTTCACGGATCTTTCCCAGGCCCGGGTGGATGTCTGGGACGAAGTCTTTTTCAAGCCCGGGGAGGAAGTGGACCAGGGGCAGCGGGGCAGCGGGCTGGCAACGGCCTATGGCGCAGCCCTCGAAGGCGGCCCCGCGTTCAATCTGCGCAAGGGGGAATTCGCCCTGCCGAGGTCCGTTTCCGGCTGGCGGCGCGACCTGCGCATGACGGCCGCACTGCTGGTGCTCGTGTGCCTTGCCTGGGGCGGGTACGTCTACGCGTCCCTGGCCGCCCGGGAGCATGAGCTGGAGGCGGTCAAGCAGGCCACGCGGCAGGTGTATGCCGACGCCCTGCCCGACGTGAGCGCCAGCCTGGCTCCCGCCCAGTACAAGAGCATCCTGGCCGCACGGCTTGGGGCTTTGGGCGGGGAGGCCGCCGCCCGGGAACAGGGCGGGCTGACGGTCATCGAAACCCTGCGCCAGTTGAGCGCCTCCCTGGGGGCCGACACGGATGTGGAATTTCTGAGCCTGTCCATGGACAGGAAGCGTATTGCGGTCCATGGGGAATCCCGGACCATGGCGGATGTGGAGAACGTGCGCAGGGCAATGGCCGGAACCGGCGCGTTCCGGGACGTGAAGATTCGAAGCGCCGTTGCAGACAAGCGGGCCGGACGCGTGCGTTTTGAGGTGGAGGTGCTGCGATGA
- a CDS encoding type II secretion system protein — protein sequence MSSNAGFTLIEVLVTLAILSIGALAVMKHVSQTQDMMADIGHTDTMARLAGMKLHELEEDGFSASLSRQGGFDGAPGFSWTAQSGLLESGGWYRMELVVRREDSGRSLVVERLFREGR from the coding sequence ATGAGCAGCAACGCCGGATTCACCCTCATCGAAGTGCTCGTCACCCTGGCCATTCTCAGCATCGGGGCGCTGGCGGTCATGAAGCACGTCTCCCAAACCCAGGACATGATGGCGGACATAGGCCACACGGATACCATGGCTCGCCTGGCGGGCATGAAACTGCACGAACTCGAGGAGGACGGCTTTTCCGCCTCCCTTTCGCGGCAGGGCGGCTTTGACGGCGCTCCCGGTTTCAGCTGGACCGCACAGTCCGGCCTGCTGGAGTCCGGGGGGTGGTACCGCATGGAGCTGGTGGTCCGGCGCGAGGATTCCGGCAGGTCCCTTGTGGTGGAACGGCTGTTCCGGGAGGGGCGCTGA
- a CDS encoding AAA family ATPase codes for MHRIVRGLESSCGLLLLTGEIGVGKTSLSRHIQGYLSDRYVFVELGNPYQTPLEQVFHCCEKQGIPTAGLSSIHDCVDRLEEHFRGLLEQGRRPAIIFEESHLLTKRHLGLIHILSNLRAQDGPLVQILVVGQLELLELLETQGMEALNQRIGVRCRLAPLTREDADKYIRFKLETGGVEGVSFSGRAVDRIWRQSGGVPRLINHICAHALDGLAFKGTDRVSADMIAEVCSDSVYSGLFAATRKKESAPGRKRWWISAAGLVAALFCAVLIWSMPEGVGERTAAAGVRQLVAPVPEVERIAALKAPVPLTAPAQEDVVLTVEEPAPAAEVVSSPETVDGDSHPVVGSLVLGAIAWNANPAKSIAVVDSRLLRTGQRIGAVRLVDIGRDFLVLEFEGELYRRSISR; via the coding sequence ATGCATCGCATCGTCCGTGGGCTGGAGTCCTCCTGTGGGCTTCTTCTGCTCACCGGGGAGATCGGGGTGGGCAAGACCTCCCTTTCCCGGCACATCCAGGGGTATCTTTCGGACCGCTACGTCTTCGTGGAGTTGGGCAACCCCTACCAGACGCCTCTGGAGCAGGTTTTCCACTGCTGCGAAAAGCAGGGCATCCCCACGGCGGGACTCAGCTCCATCCATGACTGCGTGGACAGGCTTGAGGAGCACTTCCGTGGGCTGCTGGAGCAGGGCAGGCGCCCCGCCATCATTTTCGAGGAAAGCCATCTGCTGACCAAACGGCATTTGGGCCTGATCCACATTCTTTCCAATCTCCGGGCCCAGGACGGCCCCCTGGTTCAGATCCTTGTCGTGGGCCAGCTCGAGCTGCTCGAACTGCTGGAAACCCAAGGCATGGAAGCCCTGAACCAGCGGATCGGGGTCCGCTGCCGCCTGGCTCCGCTGACCCGGGAGGACGCCGACAAATACATCCGCTTCAAGCTGGAGACCGGGGGCGTGGAAGGCGTGTCCTTTTCCGGACGGGCCGTGGACCGGATCTGGCGGCAGAGCGGCGGGGTGCCCCGGCTGATCAACCACATCTGCGCCCATGCCCTGGACGGGCTGGCCTTCAAGGGCACGGACCGGGTTTCGGCCGACATGATAGCCGAAGTCTGCAGCGATTCCGTGTATTCCGGCCTTTTTGCCGCAACGCGGAAAAAGGAGAGCGCGCCCGGGCGCAAGCGGTGGTGGATTTCCGCGGCCGGGCTGGTTGCCGCTCTGTTTTGCGCGGTGCTGATCTGGAGCATGCCGGAGGGTGTTGGCGAACGGACGGCCGCGGCCGGGGTCCGGCAGCTGGTGGCCCCGGTTCCCGAGGTGGAGCGGATTGCCGCGCTCAAAGCCCCGGTCCCGCTGACGGCTCCGGCGCAGGAGGACGTCGTGCTCACGGTGGAGGAGCCCGCCCCCGCGGCGGAGGTTGTCTCCAGCCCCGAAACCGTTGACGGCGATTCGCATCCTGTTGTGGGCAGCCTTGTCCTCGGGGCCATCGCCTGGAACGCGAACCCGGCCAAAAGCATAGCCGTGGTCGATTCCAGGCTGCTGCGGACCGGGCAGCGGATCGGCGCCGTCAGGCTTGTTGATATTGGAAGGGATTTCCTGGTGCTGGAGTTCGAAGGCGAGCTCTACAGACGTTCAATTTCGAGATAG
- a CDS encoding general secretion pathway protein GspK → MISRRENREGAVLVVVLLVMAAAVALILECGKYLRIDYAGAACQRSMVAGGALLRSGLDVARHELLEDLRRNGDRADHGFDDWARIDEKFADLSRSLQSGELTGSVTPENGRISLNALGGEEDRAKALGGVFVRLVESLCRRHGLQADPEDYLASIKVWLGGQDLLRDRGWYAMQAPAYSPPGRQFRTPQELLLVRWRGMSAEDRRRVYYGSGDVPGLREFVTAWDEGTINVNVARPEVLAALPPDARFRNEFVRVVMNYRSRGENLLSGQWYDDIARRLGLDMERFPSAVLGVRSMVFRVEIAAEVGAGRLRCTSVVRREPDRCVVLWENIH, encoded by the coding sequence ATGATTTCCCGGCGCGAGAACAGGGAGGGGGCCGTGCTGGTGGTCGTGCTGCTTGTCATGGCGGCGGCCGTGGCCCTGATCCTGGAGTGCGGCAAGTACCTGAGGATCGACTATGCCGGAGCCGCATGCCAGCGCAGCATGGTGGCGGGCGGGGCGCTGCTCCGCTCCGGACTGGACGTGGCGCGCCACGAACTGCTGGAGGACCTGCGGCGCAACGGCGACAGGGCGGACCACGGGTTCGACGACTGGGCCCGGATCGATGAGAAATTTGCGGATTTGTCCCGGTCTCTCCAGTCGGGGGAGCTGACCGGAAGCGTGACCCCGGAGAACGGGCGGATTTCCCTCAATGCCCTGGGCGGCGAGGAAGACCGGGCAAAGGCCCTGGGCGGTGTGTTCGTCCGCCTGGTGGAAAGCCTTTGCAGGCGGCACGGCCTTCAGGCCGACCCCGAGGATTACCTGGCCTCCATCAAGGTCTGGCTGGGCGGTCAGGACCTTCTGCGGGACCGGGGGTGGTACGCCATGCAGGCCCCGGCATATTCCCCGCCCGGAAGGCAGTTCCGCACGCCGCAGGAGCTGCTGCTGGTCCGCTGGCGGGGCATGAGCGCCGAGGACCGGCGCAGGGTGTATTACGGCAGCGGGGATGTCCCCGGCCTGCGGGAGTTCGTCACGGCCTGGGACGAAGGAACCATCAATGTCAACGTGGCCCGGCCCGAGGTGCTTGCGGCCCTGCCGCCCGATGCGCGGTTCCGCAACGAGTTTGTCCGTGTGGTCATGAATTACAGGAGCCGGGGGGAGAACCTGCTGTCCGGCCAGTGGTACGACGATATCGCCAGGCGGCTCGGCCTGGACATGGAGCGGTTCCCCTCCGCCGTTCTGGGCGTGCGCAGCATGGTGTTCCGCGTGGAGATCGCCGCCGAGGTGGGGGCGGGGCGGCTGCGTTGCACCTCCGTTGTCAGGAGGGAGCCGGACCGCTGTGTTGTGTTGTGGGAAAATATTCATTAG
- the gspG gene encoding type II secretion system major pseudopilin GspG, which yields MTALKREDTGKRTGCEGFTLIELMVVIVILGVLAGLIVPQFMDEPQKARVVKATMQMESISTALKKFYIDNGFYPVTEQGLEALVSKPTSGRTPKNYAPSGYLSKLPKDPWGNSYVYIAPGKHGPFDLSSYGADGAEGGSEVDADVNNWELE from the coding sequence ATGACTGCTTTGAAACGGGAAGACACTGGAAAACGGACCGGATGCGAGGGCTTTACCCTTATCGAACTGATGGTGGTCATCGTCATCCTGGGCGTGCTGGCAGGCCTTATCGTGCCCCAGTTCATGGACGAACCCCAGAAGGCGCGCGTGGTCAAGGCCACCATGCAGATGGAGAGCATTTCCACGGCTCTCAAGAAATTCTACATCGACAACGGTTTTTACCCGGTAACGGAACAGGGGCTCGAGGCGCTGGTCAGCAAGCCGACTTCCGGCAGGACGCCCAAGAACTATGCGCCTTCCGGCTATCTGTCCAAGCTTCCCAAGGACCCCTGGGGCAACAGCTATGTCTACATCGCCCCGGGCAAGCATGGCCCCTTTGACCTGAGCTCCTACGGAGCCGACGGCGCCGAGGGCGGAAGCGAAGTGGATGCCGATGTCAACAACTGGGAACTGGAATAG
- a CDS encoding type II secretion system protein N, producing MTGLGMPRPSLRTAGLALAAVIVAGYFLCGAGKALTAQPQLPEVDMDGMEAPVAVEAAPIPPVSHFAAIRDRNLFRAAMPEASGATAIEELPVVQLGIKLLGTIYCDAAPLSRAIILEGDKQRLVKVGDSLAGHSIAEIQRRALVLSKGGEKKVLLIELESDDQAEDMWGGA from the coding sequence ATGACGGGACTCGGGATGCCACGCCCCTCGTTGCGGACGGCCGGGCTCGCCCTGGCCGCCGTCATTGTTGCCGGTTATTTCCTGTGCGGCGCGGGCAAGGCCCTGACCGCCCAGCCGCAGCTTCCGGAGGTGGACATGGACGGCATGGAAGCCCCCGTGGCCGTGGAGGCCGCGCCCATTCCGCCCGTGAGCCATTTCGCGGCCATCCGGGACCGCAATCTTTTCCGGGCCGCCATGCCCGAGGCTTCGGGCGCCACGGCCATCGAAGAGCTGCCCGTGGTGCAGCTGGGCATCAAGTTGCTGGGCACCATCTATTGCGACGCGGCGCCGCTTTCCAGGGCCATCATCCTGGAAGGGGACAAGCAGCGGCTGGTCAAGGTGGGGGATTCGCTTGCCGGGCATTCCATCGCGGAAATCCAGCGTCGGGCCCTGGTCCTTTCCAAGGGCGGGGAGAAAAAGGTCCTGCTCATCGAGCTCGAGAGCGATGACCAGGCGGAGGACATGTGGGGTGGTGCGTGA
- a CDS encoding pilus assembly FimT family protein, producing the protein MSTTGNWNRGASGGFTLFELLVVLAVLAIVAVFVVPQLGGPSGGSVDSAVRFVRGTVGQGRTLAKLTRTNVLVEFEPSLVRIAGKKELDFPASVRFRELVLAGEDGDGPKGLLINRRGVASSAIVRLDTEEGLYSLLVNPVLNEVECRPGAAGFEDFTE; encoded by the coding sequence ATGTCAACAACTGGGAACTGGAATAGGGGCGCCTCCGGCGGGTTCACCCTGTTCGAGTTGCTGGTGGTCCTGGCGGTTCTGGCCATTGTGGCGGTGTTCGTGGTCCCCCAGCTCGGCGGTCCCTCCGGCGGGAGCGTCGATTCCGCGGTCCGGTTTGTCCGCGGGACCGTTGGACAGGGACGGACGCTGGCCAAGCTGACGCGCACCAATGTGCTGGTGGAGTTCGAGCCGTCCCTGGTTCGCATTGCCGGCAAGAAGGAGCTGGATTTTCCGGCGTCGGTGCGGTTCCGGGAACTGGTGCTGGCCGGGGAGGACGGGGATGGCCCCAAGGGGCTGCTCATCAACAGGCGGGGCGTTGCGTCCTCCGCCATTGTGCGTTTGGATACGGAAGAGGGGCTGTACAGCCTTCTTGTCAACCCGGTGCTGAACGAGGTGGAGTGCCGCCCCGGCGCGGCCGGTTTTGAAGATTTTACGGAGTAG
- a CDS encoding tetratricopeptide repeat protein, whose translation MGKKYVVMLLAMLAFIVCCGCAARKQGRDAAPDLAKADTDAVRAYRSGDVGKSLALFRELVAADPENPVYLNNMGVLLLESGQAKEALEAFESASMRAPGNADYLINIGFAHIRLGSYDEALVFFNRALQVAPARARGYYGKGIASLELEESELAMGCFRQAAALDPSDGESLFMKAYAAQKNGLWQDAAEGYSAYLVLGEASRQQANAYSNRALCLFQLGRFKQGMVDLQKAMELDDSVSVFYYNRALGYERQQQLEAAVDDYTRAISRKPDFPEAYINRGELHFLLGNAAKGCSDLRRACSMGFCEAEERYKAAGKCE comes from the coding sequence ATGGGGAAGAAATACGTGGTCATGCTTTTGGCCATGCTGGCGTTTATTGTCTGCTGCGGGTGTGCCGCCCGCAAGCAGGGGCGGGATGCTGCGCCCGACCTTGCCAAGGCGGACACGGATGCGGTGCGGGCCTACAGGAGCGGCGATGTAGGCAAGAGCCTCGCCCTGTTCAGGGAGCTCGTCGCCGCCGATCCCGAAAATCCCGTCTACCTGAACAACATGGGCGTGCTCCTGCTCGAATCGGGGCAGGCCAAAGAGGCCCTGGAGGCCTTTGAAAGCGCATCCATGCGCGCCCCGGGCAATGCCGACTACCTCATCAACATCGGCTTTGCGCATATCCGTCTCGGCAGTTACGACGAGGCGCTGGTCTTTTTCAACCGGGCCCTCCAGGTCGCCCCGGCCAGGGCCAGGGGATATTACGGCAAGGGGATCGCCTCGCTCGAGCTGGAGGAATCCGAGCTCGCGATGGGCTGTTTCCGGCAGGCCGCGGCCCTGGATCCCTCGGACGGGGAAAGCCTGTTCATGAAGGCCTACGCCGCCCAGAAGAACGGGCTCTGGCAGGATGCGGCCGAGGGGTATTCGGCCTACCTGGTGCTCGGCGAGGCCAGCCGCCAGCAGGCCAACGCCTATTCCAACCGCGCCCTGTGCCTTTTCCAGCTGGGGCGGTTCAAGCAGGGCATGGTGGACCTGCAAAAGGCCATGGAGCTGGATGATTCCGTCTCGGTTTTCTATTACAACCGGGCCTTGGGGTACGAAAGGCAGCAGCAGCTTGAGGCGGCTGTGGACGACTACACCCGGGCGATCTCGCGCAAGCCGGATTTCCCGGAGGCGTATATCAATAGAGGCGAACTGCATTTCCTGCTCGGCAATGCGGCCAAGGGATGCTCGGATCTTCGCCGGGCCTGCTCCATGGGATTCTGCGAAGCCGAAGAACGGTATAAGGCGGCGGGAAAATGCGAATGA